The following are from one region of the Cloacibacterium normanense genome:
- a CDS encoding serine hydrolase domain-containing protein, translating into MKQKIVVILILLLTLISCKKEFNFFQQENENGLPNYGNVDVENVFTAEDSKLQDKQNVVNTIQQYYDKVWEKGDLSGGFLVAKGDKILFESYRGFAKENNQVPINKDVPLHIASISKSLTAMAVLKLVEARKINLHDKVTHFFPKFPYKEVEVIHLLNHRSGLPKYEYFIEKLGLKPQNKYFTNQEVLDLLIQYKPDLARNTNTGFMYCNTNYALLALIVEKVTAHPFPLAMQKIVFKPLGMEHTYIFQQKDSLRAAQSFYYQGSRLYPTDKLDGIYGDKNCYTTPRDLFKFSKAMYAENFLRKSLKDSIFTPYSNERRGVNNYGIGFRMKVFDNGEKLTFHNGWWHGSNTAFVHLQKSKVTIIALGNKFSRRVYSALTLSSLFEDFPLEREKLNKLMNKEIDTTKENHDAAAESTE; encoded by the coding sequence ATGAAGCAGAAAATTGTAGTAATTCTTATCCTTTTATTGACTTTGATTTCTTGTAAAAAAGAATTTAATTTTTTTCAGCAAGAGAATGAAAATGGTTTGCCTAATTACGGAAATGTAGATGTAGAAAATGTCTTTACTGCAGAAGATTCTAAGCTTCAAGATAAACAAAATGTAGTTAATACCATTCAGCAATACTATGATAAAGTTTGGGAAAAAGGGGATTTAAGTGGTGGTTTTCTCGTAGCAAAAGGTGATAAAATTCTCTTCGAAAGCTATAGAGGTTTTGCCAAAGAAAATAATCAAGTTCCCATCAATAAAGATGTTCCGCTTCATATCGCTTCTATTTCTAAATCGCTTACTGCGATGGCAGTTCTTAAATTGGTAGAAGCCAGAAAAATAAATCTTCACGATAAAGTCACCCATTTTTTTCCGAAATTCCCTTACAAAGAAGTAGAAGTGATTCACTTGCTTAATCACAGAAGTGGGTTACCGAAATATGAATATTTCATCGAAAAACTAGGGCTTAAACCCCAAAATAAATATTTTACCAACCAAGAAGTTCTCGATTTGCTTATCCAGTACAAACCAGATTTGGCAAGAAATACCAACACTGGCTTTATGTATTGCAATACCAATTATGCGCTTCTTGCACTGATTGTAGAAAAAGTTACCGCACATCCTTTTCCTTTGGCGATGCAGAAAATCGTTTTCAAACCTTTGGGTATGGAGCATACGTATATTTTTCAGCAAAAAGATTCTCTCAGAGCTGCTCAATCTTTTTACTATCAAGGAAGCAGATTGTATCCTACAGATAAATTAGATGGGATTTATGGTGACAAAAACTGCTACACCACGCCAAGAGATTTATTTAAGTTTTCAAAAGCGATGTACGCCGAAAATTTCTTGAGAAAAAGCCTTAAAGATTCTATTTTTACACCTTACAGCAATGAAAGAAGAGGTGTAAACAATTATGGAATTGGTTTTAGAATGAAAGTTTTTGACAATGGAGAAAAACTTACGTTTCATAATGGTTGGTGGCATGGAAGCAATACCGCTTTTGTTCATTTACAAAAATCTAAAGTCACGATTATTGCTCTTGGAAATAAATTTTCTAGAAGAGTGTATTCTGCTCTCACGCTTTCTTCATTGTTTGAAGATTTTCCTTTAGAAAGAGAGAAATTGAATAAACTCATGAACAAGGAAATAGACACTACAAAAGAGAATCACGATGCTGCGGCAGAATCTACCGAATAA
- a CDS encoding catalase, whose amino-acid sequence MSKKLTNSSGIPYFEHQDSQTVGARGPVLLQDFILQENLAHFVRERIPERIVHAKGTGAYGKFTVTHDITKYTRAKLFSKVGNTCRMFARFSTVGGEKGSADTARDPRGFALKFYTEDGNWDLVGNNTPVFFIKDAKKFPDFIHTQKRHPKTNLKSHTMMWDFWSLNPESLHQVLILMSDRGTPYGYRHMHGFGSHTFSMINDKNERIWVKFHLKTKQGIKNFTDAEATQMAGENPDFAQEDLCNAIENGDFPKWTMYIQVMTEEESREFKWNPFDITKVWPQSEFPLIEVGEMELNEIPKNYFAHVEQSTFSPSNLVDGISFSPDKMLQGRLFSYPDAHRYRVGVNAHQLEVNRCPFATHNYQRDGFMADSRDYEDAPNYHPNSFDEIKPDPSYKKFEEELDSNRVAHFDRNENDNDHYTQPGLLYTKAMNQEDRTNLVNNIIGHMKKIDGPKRDEIINRQLCHFFRANVEMGMRIVAGLQVKLDDGIMNHAK is encoded by the coding sequence ATGAGTAAGAAGCTAACCAATTCATCAGGAATACCGTATTTTGAACATCAAGATTCTCAAACGGTTGGAGCAAGAGGACCTGTTTTGCTGCAAGATTTTATTCTACAAGAGAATCTAGCGCATTTTGTAAGAGAAAGAATTCCAGAAAGAATCGTTCACGCAAAAGGAACAGGCGCTTACGGAAAATTTACCGTAACTCACGATATTACTAAATATACCAGAGCCAAATTATTCTCTAAAGTAGGAAACACATGTAGAATGTTTGCTAGATTTTCTACTGTAGGCGGAGAAAAAGGAAGCGCAGATACAGCAAGAGATCCTAGAGGTTTTGCACTAAAATTTTATACAGAAGATGGAAATTGGGATTTGGTAGGAAATAACACACCGGTATTTTTCATCAAAGACGCTAAAAAATTCCCAGATTTTATTCATACTCAAAAAAGACACCCAAAAACCAACTTGAAATCTCATACCATGATGTGGGATTTTTGGAGCTTAAATCCAGAAAGTTTACATCAAGTTTTGATTTTAATGAGCGACAGAGGAACTCCTTATGGTTACAGACACATGCACGGTTTTGGCTCTCATACTTTTTCGATGATTAACGATAAGAATGAGAGAATTTGGGTGAAATTTCATCTAAAAACTAAACAAGGCATTAAAAACTTCACCGATGCAGAGGCAACTCAAATGGCAGGAGAAAATCCAGATTTTGCACAAGAAGATCTTTGCAATGCTATAGAAAATGGAGATTTCCCGAAATGGACCATGTACATCCAAGTAATGACCGAAGAAGAATCTAGAGAATTTAAATGGAATCCTTTTGACATTACTAAAGTTTGGCCTCAATCAGAATTTCCACTGATTGAAGTCGGTGAAATGGAACTCAATGAAATTCCAAAAAATTATTTTGCACATGTAGAACAATCTACTTTTTCGCCAAGTAATTTGGTTGATGGAATTAGTTTTTCGCCTGATAAAATGCTTCAAGGAAGATTATTTTCTTATCCAGATGCTCACAGATATAGAGTGGGCGTAAATGCACATCAACTAGAAGTTAACAGATGTCCTTTTGCAACTCATAATTATCAAAGAGACGGATTTATGGCAGATTCTAGAGACTATGAAGACGCACCGAACTACCATCCTAATAGTTTTGACGAAATAAAACCAGACCCTTCTTACAAAAAATTTGAAGAGGAACTAGACAGCAATCGTGTAGCGCATTTCGATAGAAATGAAAATGATAACGACCATTATACACAGCCAGGCCTACTCTACACCAAAGCGATGAACCAAGAAGACAGAACCAATTTGGTGAATAACATCATTGGTCACATGAAAAAAATTGACGGACCGAAAAGAGATGAAATCATCAACAGACAATTGTGTCATTTCTTTAGAGCGAATGTAGAAATGGGAATGAGAATTGTGGCAGGACTTCAAGTAAAACTAGACGATGGAATTATGAACCACGCCAAATAA
- a CDS encoding T9SS type A sorting domain-containing protein produces the protein MKKLLFSFLFSVVFGLFSSQSIGLIGDFNSWSGDVVMATTDNVNYTLTHTFTANGGVKFRQNGNWTTSWGANAFPSGTGTQNGSNIPVTPGTYNITFNRTTGAYNFASTIVSDNISFYGGFNSNATPGESLSTPDGITYSKTDFYFNAANVKFYKSNAPITTWGGTTFPSGTAVENGGDIPLTSGYYNITFNKNTLAYSFQVAPVTLIGNGISGGSWTTDVALTSTDGGKTFTKSGLQLVTGGVKFRVNNAWVTSWGGTTFPSGTGALNSNNNIPTTPGTYDVTFNRLTGEYAFTVSTLATGETVKKAKSFVSEGKLYTNKQGNLSVQVVDYSGRVIKTISAKASSNGIELNLPKKGNYILKLNDEVIKFAY, from the coding sequence ATGAAAAAACTTTTATTTTCTTTCTTATTTTCCGTTGTTTTTGGCCTATTTAGTTCGCAATCAATTGGTCTGATTGGTGACTTTAATTCGTGGTCAGGAGATGTAGTTATGGCTACTACAGATAATGTAAATTATACTCTTACTCATACTTTTACTGCAAATGGAGGAGTGAAGTTTAGACAAAATGGCAATTGGACTACGAGCTGGGGGGCAAACGCTTTTCCTAGTGGAACAGGTACTCAAAATGGATCAAATATACCAGTTACTCCAGGGACATACAATATCACTTTTAATAGAACAACAGGTGCCTATAATTTCGCATCAACTATTGTTTCTGATAATATTAGTTTCTATGGAGGGTTTAATAGCAATGCAACTCCAGGTGAATCTCTTTCTACACCAGACGGTATTACTTATTCTAAAACTGATTTTTATTTCAATGCTGCTAATGTTAAGTTTTATAAGTCAAATGCTCCAATTACAACATGGGGAGGAACTACTTTTCCTTCTGGTACTGCTGTAGAAAATGGAGGTGATATTCCTTTGACATCAGGATATTACAATATAACCTTTAACAAAAATACTCTTGCTTATTCATTTCAAGTAGCTCCTGTTACTTTAATTGGAAATGGTATTTCTGGTGGTAGTTGGACAACAGATGTGGCTCTTACTTCTACAGACGGAGGTAAAACTTTTACTAAATCTGGATTGCAACTTGTTACAGGAGGAGTTAAGTTTAGAGTAAATAATGCTTGGGTAACGAGTTGGGGTGGCACAACCTTCCCTTCAGGAACAGGTGCTTTAAATAGTAATAATAATATTCCTACAACTCCAGGAACCTATGATGTGACTTTTAACCGTTTAACAGGAGAATATGCATTTACAGTCAGTACTTTAGCAACTGGCGAAACTGTTAAGAAAGCAAAATCATTCGTTTCTGAAGGGAAATTGTATACCAATAAACAAGGAAATCTAAGCGTACAAGTAGTAGATTACTCTGGAAGAGTGATTAAAACTATTTCGGCAAAAGCTTCTAGCAATGGTATAGAACTAAATCTTCCAAAAAAAGGAAATTATATTCTTAAACTTAATGATGAGGTCATTAAATTCGCCTATTAA
- a CDS encoding enoyl-CoA hydratase-related protein, whose product MNFQNILLENEGQISTITINRPQSLNALNGATISELSEALSQLEQDSNCRVIIITGSGEKSFVAGADIKEFSDFGQDKAEELARNGQNSLFNKIENLRKPVIAAVNGFALGGGLELAMACHIRYASENAKLGLPEVTLGLIPGYGGTQRLPKLVGKGLANELIFSAKMISAARAKEIGLVNEVFSLEELLSKTKELATLISKNSPQGISKAIAAVNASDSAEGYELEIKSFGKLFEMEDKKEGVSAFLEKRKPNF is encoded by the coding sequence ATGAATTTCCAAAATATTCTCTTAGAAAACGAAGGTCAGATTTCTACAATTACCATTAATAGACCACAGAGTTTAAACGCTTTAAATGGCGCTACCATCAGTGAATTGAGCGAAGCTTTATCTCAGCTAGAACAAGATTCTAATTGCAGAGTCATCATCATTACAGGAAGTGGCGAAAAATCATTTGTAGCAGGAGCAGACATTAAAGAATTTTCTGATTTCGGTCAAGACAAAGCAGAAGAATTAGCCAGAAACGGACAAAATTCACTATTCAATAAAATCGAAAATTTAAGAAAACCCGTTATTGCCGCTGTAAATGGATTTGCATTGGGTGGTGGTTTAGAACTTGCGATGGCTTGTCACATAAGATATGCTTCAGAAAACGCAAAGTTAGGTTTGCCAGAAGTTACTTTAGGTCTTATTCCAGGATATGGAGGCACGCAAAGACTACCAAAATTAGTAGGAAAAGGACTTGCAAATGAATTGATTTTCTCTGCTAAAATGATTTCGGCGGCTAGAGCAAAAGAAATTGGTTTGGTAAACGAAGTTTTTAGTTTAGAAGAATTATTATCAAAAACTAAAGAATTAGCAACCCTTATTTCTAAAAATTCACCGCAAGGAATTTCTAAAGCAATTGCTGCGGTGAATGCATCAGATTCTGCTGAGGGTTATGAATTAGAAATCAAATCTTTCGGAAAATTATTCGAAATGGAAGATAAAAAAGAAGGCGTTTCTGCATTTTTAGAAAAAAGAAAGCCTAATTTCTAA
- a CDS encoding deoxycytidylate deaminase produces MNHNKFDLAYLKMAKEWAKLSYCERKKVGALIVKDRMIISDGYNGTPSGAENCCEDEDGKTHWYVLHAEANAILKLASSTQSAKGATLYLTLSPCKECSKLILQSGIKRLVYIDQYSDTEGLEFLENSQVEVLQISEENLK; encoded by the coding sequence ATGAATCACAATAAATTTGACTTAGCCTATCTTAAAATGGCTAAAGAATGGGCAAAACTTTCTTACTGCGAAAGAAAAAAAGTAGGAGCACTCATTGTAAAAGACAGAATGATTATTTCTGACGGATATAACGGAACTCCTTCTGGTGCAGAAAATTGTTGTGAAGACGAAGACGGAAAAACGCATTGGTACGTGCTTCATGCAGAAGCAAATGCCATTTTAAAATTAGCTTCTAGCACCCAGTCTGCAAAAGGAGCTACTCTTTACCTTACACTTTCGCCGTGTAAAGAATGCAGCAAACTTATATTACAATCTGGCATCAAAAGGCTCGTTTATATAGACCAATACTCAGATACAGAAGGATTAGAATTTTTAGAAAATTCTCAAGTAGAAGTTCTTCAAATCTCTGAGGAAAATCTAAAATAA
- a CDS encoding 2-hydroxyacid dehydrogenase encodes MKILLLDSNHPLITEQLLAKGFVLEEDFTSSYDEVLQKINQYDGIIIRSRIPLNKNFLENAQNLKFIARVGAGMENIDLETAKNLGISLINSPEGNRDAVAEHVVAMLLILMNRLFIASEEVKNGVWKREENRGDELLGKTFGIIGYGNMGKATAKRLSGFGVEVIFYDILPNLEDEFAKQVSLEELQERADILSLHIPLDASTEYLVDENFISKMKKNFYLVNTARGKNVKTSAIVDALKSGKVKAAALDVLEYEKSSFENLDTSTSLSARNKEDLQFLLESNQVIVTPHIAGWTHQSKEKLAQFIVDKIVQQFC; translated from the coding sequence ATGAAAATTCTCCTTCTCGATAGCAATCATCCATTAATAACCGAGCAACTTTTAGCAAAAGGTTTTGTTTTGGAAGAAGATTTTACTTCGTCTTATGATGAGGTTTTGCAGAAAATCAATCAATATGATGGAATTATCATCAGGAGCAGAATTCCTCTCAACAAAAATTTTCTAGAAAATGCCCAAAATCTCAAATTCATTGCGAGAGTAGGAGCAGGAATGGAAAACATAGACCTAGAAACCGCCAAAAATCTAGGAATTTCTTTGATTAATTCCCCAGAAGGAAATAGAGATGCAGTAGCAGAACATGTAGTGGCGATGTTATTGATTCTCATGAATCGTCTGTTCATTGCCTCAGAAGAGGTGAAAAACGGAGTCTGGAAACGTGAGGAAAACAGAGGTGATGAATTATTAGGAAAAACGTTTGGAATTATTGGCTACGGAAACATGGGAAAAGCAACGGCCAAAAGACTTTCTGGTTTTGGAGTGGAAGTTATTTTCTATGATATTTTACCGAATTTAGAAGATGAGTTTGCCAAACAAGTTTCCTTAGAAGAATTGCAAGAACGCGCAGATATTCTTAGTTTGCATATTCCTTTAGATGCTTCAACGGAATATTTAGTTGATGAAAATTTCATCTCGAAGATGAAGAAAAATTTCTATTTGGTCAATACGGCAAGAGGAAAAAATGTGAAAACTTCTGCAATAGTAGATGCGCTGAAATCTGGCAAAGTAAAAGCCGCAGCATTAGACGTTTTAGAATACGAAAAATCTTCCTTCGAAAACCTAGATACTTCGACTTCGCTCAGCGCAAGAAACAAAGAAGATTTGCAATTTCTTTTGGAATCAAATCAAGTCATTGTTACACCGCACATTGCAGGTTGGACGCATCAAAGCAAGGAAAAACTGGCGCAATTTATCGTAGATAAAATCGTACAGCAATTCTGTTAA
- a CDS encoding Ig-like domain-containing protein — protein sequence MKKIIFLLLLNLLLFSCARVGAPNGGTRDSLAPKFLGSNIDTTRLNVSRTVKELRLDFDEYVMLKDFNKNFNVSPPIKKIKKVIPSNLANKYVLIQWEDTLQANTTYNFNFGNAIVDNNESNPLPYFNFAFSTGDKIDDLFVSGTVKDAMTLIKENQTAKDNKMVVGLYKAGENLDYKQKPDYITKVDEENYFELNFLPKGEFVIIAFDDENQNSVYDAGKEKVSFLKEKITLDSTSVRGLKLKLYPSKKVVKYKESKAINGGLLMTFEGNPETVDVKSLSEELKDFKVTHAKRSDSVNIWFDAEKSNLGGNISKQVKLSYFTPTISDTISVSYKAVKDEFKLSNEAGNLIAPENNFVINTSLPIENLNTFSWKLESDSIAQDFTAKISEKNPFKILVNSSFKPTKKYVLTIPKETVSSYYSSNDKSFQFQFEIDKPENYGSFTAVIKNKPTAKFWVELTNEKGEILYSQFTNASEVSFKNLKPATYIARIRVDNNGNGFWDEADFAQNIAAEDVYIFEKEINVRPLWEIKEDWELTNR from the coding sequence ATGAAAAAAATAATTTTTCTCCTTTTGCTTAACCTTTTGCTTTTTTCGTGTGCTAGAGTTGGCGCACCAAATGGCGGTACTAGAGATTCTTTGGCTCCTAAATTTTTAGGCTCTAATATAGATACTACTCGATTAAATGTTTCTAGAACGGTAAAAGAATTGAGACTGGATTTTGATGAATACGTGATGCTGAAGGATTTTAATAAAAATTTCAATGTATCGCCACCGATTAAGAAAATTAAAAAAGTCATTCCTTCTAATCTGGCGAATAAATATGTTTTGATACAGTGGGAAGATACGCTTCAAGCGAATACTACCTATAATTTTAATTTTGGAAATGCCATTGTAGACAATAATGAGTCTAATCCTTTGCCTTATTTTAATTTTGCGTTTTCTACTGGAGATAAAATAGATGACCTTTTCGTGAGCGGAACCGTGAAAGATGCCATGACGCTCATCAAAGAAAATCAAACGGCAAAAGACAATAAAATGGTAGTGGGACTCTATAAAGCAGGCGAAAATCTAGACTACAAACAGAAACCCGATTATATTACCAAAGTAGACGAAGAAAATTATTTTGAACTCAATTTTTTACCAAAAGGGGAATTTGTAATTATAGCTTTTGATGACGAAAATCAAAACTCTGTTTACGATGCAGGAAAAGAAAAAGTCTCTTTTTTGAAAGAAAAAATCACTTTAGACAGCACGAGTGTTAGAGGTCTAAAATTGAAACTTTACCCTTCTAAAAAAGTGGTAAAATATAAAGAAAGTAAAGCCATTAATGGCGGTTTGTTGATGACTTTTGAAGGAAATCCAGAAACGGTAGATGTAAAATCACTTTCAGAAGAACTGAAAGATTTCAAGGTGACACATGCAAAACGTTCGGATTCTGTGAATATATGGTTTGATGCAGAAAAAAGTAATTTGGGCGGGAATATTTCTAAGCAAGTGAAATTAAGTTATTTCACGCCTACGATTAGCGATACCATTTCCGTGAGTTATAAAGCAGTGAAAGATGAGTTTAAACTCTCTAATGAAGCCGGGAATTTAATCGCGCCAGAAAATAATTTTGTGATTAACACATCGTTGCCCATAGAAAATCTTAACACTTTTTCTTGGAAATTGGAAAGCGATAGCATTGCACAAGATTTCACTGCGAAAATTTCAGAGAAAAATCCGTTTAAAATTCTAGTGAATTCTAGTTTTAAACCGACGAAAAAATATGTTTTAACCATACCAAAAGAAACCGTTTCTTCTTATTACAGCAGTAATGATAAGTCGTTCCAATTTCAATTTGAGATTGATAAACCAGAAAATTATGGTTCTTTCACGGCTGTGATTAAAAATAAACCTACGGCTAAATTTTGGGTAGAATTGACCAATGAAAAAGGCGAAATCTTGTATTCTCAGTTCACCAATGCCTCAGAAGTTTCCTTTAAAAATTTGAAACCAGCGACTTATATTGCCAGAATTAGAGTAGACAATAATGGAAATGGATTCTGGGACGAAGCAGATTTTGCGCAAAATATCGCTGCCGAAGATGTATACATTTTTGAGAAAGAAATTAATGTAAGACCACTTTGGGAAATAAAAGAAGATTGGGAACTTACCAATCGTTAA
- a CDS encoding NUDIX hydrolase, which produces MKHLKYCPKCGQETLIFDGEKKFSCSQCDFVMYHNCAAAVAVLIRCEDELLLTKRNQNPKIGKLDLAGGFTDPKESAEETCARELKEELGIEIDLKNLKFVGSLPNVYHYKEVDYNTLDLFFEYQVEEKIAIKKLEAHEISETIWVKISELNLEEIAFDSQRKFLENYQ; this is translated from the coding sequence ATGAAACACTTAAAATATTGCCCAAAGTGCGGCCAAGAAACGCTCATTTTTGATGGAGAAAAGAAATTTTCTTGTTCACAATGTGATTTTGTGATGTATCATAATTGCGCCGCCGCAGTTGCAGTATTAATAAGATGCGAAGATGAATTATTATTGACCAAGAGAAACCAAAATCCTAAAATCGGGAAATTAGATTTAGCTGGCGGTTTCACAGACCCAAAAGAAAGCGCCGAAGAAACTTGTGCTAGAGAATTAAAAGAAGAATTGGGAATAGAAATAGACCTCAAAAATTTAAAATTCGTAGGAAGTCTGCCCAATGTTTATCATTACAAAGAAGTAGACTATAATACTTTGGACTTATTCTTTGAATATCAAGTAGAAGAAAAAATAGCAATCAAAAAACTAGAAGCTCACGAAATTTCAGAAACCATTTGGGTGAAAATTTCCGAACTCAATCTTGAAGAAATTGCTTTCGATTCGCAAAGAAAATTTTTAGAAAATTATCAATAA
- the xerD gene encoding site-specific tyrosine recombinase XerD, producing the protein MTWNETIENFSHFLKFERNFSDNTLDAYIRDVKKLKAFSEEKLDNTTPDKITFENLQEFLLYLTREKISERTQARGISSIKSFFKYLIEEEIREDNPSTLLEGPKLGLYLPDTLSFEDVEKIIKAIDLSTDLGVRNHCIIEVLYGCGLRVSELIELKISDINFKENFIKVEGKGKKVRYVPLANYTANLILNYINNVRANNKIGKKYEDHIFLNSRGSSMSRVIVFIIIKELVEKAGIRKSISPHTFRHSFATHLLQNGVDLRFIQEMLGHSSITTTEIYTHLKTEELHDVILKYHPRNK; encoded by the coding sequence ATGACTTGGAATGAAACGATTGAGAATTTTTCACATTTTCTCAAATTCGAGAGGAATTTCTCTGATAATACTTTAGATGCATACATACGAGATGTGAAGAAACTAAAAGCTTTCTCAGAGGAGAAACTAGACAACACTACTCCCGACAAAATAACTTTTGAAAACTTACAAGAATTTCTCCTTTATCTTACCAGAGAAAAAATAAGCGAAAGAACTCAAGCAAGAGGTATATCCTCTATTAAATCTTTTTTTAAATATCTTATCGAAGAAGAAATTAGAGAAGACAATCCTTCCACACTTCTTGAAGGTCCAAAATTAGGATTATATTTACCTGATACGCTAAGCTTCGAAGATGTAGAAAAAATCATTAAAGCCATCGATTTAAGCACTGATTTAGGCGTGAGAAATCACTGCATCATAGAAGTATTGTATGGTTGCGGTCTTAGAGTTTCTGAATTAATAGAACTTAAAATTTCTGATATTAATTTCAAAGAAAATTTCATAAAAGTAGAGGGAAAAGGTAAAAAGGTGAGATACGTTCCGCTTGCTAATTACACGGCAAATCTTATTTTGAACTACATCAATAACGTAAGAGCCAATAATAAAATAGGCAAAAAATATGAAGACCACATTTTCCTAAACAGTAGAGGTTCTTCAATGTCTAGAGTGATTGTATTTATCATCATCAAAGAATTGGTAGAAAAAGCGGGAATCAGAAAAAGCATTTCTCCTCACACTTTCCGTCATTCTTTTGCTACGCATCTTTTGCAAAACGGTGTAGATTTAAGGTTTATCCAAGAAATGTTGGGACATTCTAGCATTACCACCACAGAAATTTATACCCATTTAAAAACCGAAGAATTGCATGATGTAATTCTGAAATACCACCCAAGAAACAAATGA
- a CDS encoding heme-binding domain-containing protein, protein MKKVLIGIVVFLVLIQLIPIDRTNKPVDPKQNFVEVLKTPKDVTEMLKNACYDCHSNEVKYPSYAYIAPISWSIKHHVNEGKENVNFSEWMTYNKDQKEHVLDEVIETIERKEMPFKGYIPMHPEADLTDAQRKILIDYFKGLQKSGQY, encoded by the coding sequence ATGAAAAAAGTACTCATCGGAATCGTTGTTTTCTTGGTTTTAATACAACTTATTCCTATCGACAGAACCAATAAACCTGTAGACCCGAAACAGAATTTTGTAGAGGTGCTCAAAACTCCGAAAGATGTAACCGAAATGCTGAAAAATGCGTGTTACGATTGTCATAGCAACGAGGTGAAATATCCTAGTTATGCTTACATTGCTCCTATTTCTTGGTCGATTAAGCATCACGTAAATGAAGGCAAAGAAAATGTGAATTTCTCTGAATGGATGACGTATAATAAAGACCAAAAAGAGCATGTTTTAGATGAGGTCATCGAAACGATAGAGCGTAAAGAAATGCCATTTAAAGGCTATATTCCGATGCATCCAGAAGCAGACCTTACTGATGCTCAAAGAAAAATATTGATTGATTATTTTAAAGGATTACAAAAATCTGGTCAGTACTAA